TTGCTCTAAAATTACTCTGGGGCTTAAGCTATTACACTGAGACATACGTAAATTACATATTTTTTTTTGCTGGTTGTTAACCGCTTACTATTAACAGTTAACAATCAAAAAACATCATGAGTAATTTTGTAGTTTAAAAGCGTCATAGCTTAAGAAAAATACTTTCTAGAAAAGTAAAGTTTTAGCTCAATTACCTAACTTCAACTACACCAGAGGCAGATAAATGAAAAGCTTATTTCTAGGACTAGGAGCAATTTTAGTTTTTGCTCCTAATGCTGATGCAGCAGGCTTTGTATATAACGAAGCTGTTAACGGCGAATTGTCTGGTGACAGCTTAAACCCAACAGCAGTGAATCTGTTAGATGGATCTAACCAGATTACTGGCTCAACCACTGGTAATCCAAATCTTGACAGAGATTTCTTTACCTTCACTATTCCTGTTGGTTATGAACTGAGTCGAATTAACTTAGCTAACTATGTTGGGCTAGATGGGGTAGGCTCCAATCAAGGATTTTTAGCTGTGCAAACAGGTTCTAGTATTGCACCTACAACTATCACTACTAACACACCGCCATTATTGGGTGCAGCTTTAATTGGTGCAGCATCTGGAACACTAGTTGGAAATAATGTCTTAGATGATTTGGGTGTAGCTGCGTCAATTCAAGGAGCTACCTTTGTCGGTTTCCCTAATGGTAAACTAGGCGCTGGTACTTACACTTTCTGGATTCAGGAAACTGTTCGAGGTATAGACAACTACAACCTTGATTTTGTCATTACTAAAGTTCCAGAGCCATCAACTATTTTAGGTATCGGTGTTGTGATGGGTTTGGGTAGTTTAATCAAAAGGAAGAAGCGTGGGCATAGCGCTACTGTAGATCAATAAAGTATCTCACTAGTGTGAGCATTAATTATCTGACAAATCCCCTAATTTAATTATGGGGATTTTCTGATGATCTGTTCCCTTTTGGCGATCGCAGAATTGATGATGCTGATTTAAATCCTGGGGACTGTTGACTTTAAAATATAACTAGCTAACTCACAAAATCCTGTGGCTTCAGCTGCACTCGTTACGTAAGTGGGTTGATATTGTAGCTGATTTGCATATTTCAGTACGTTAGCTACGCCCACAGAGACGGGAAACTGATGTCGAGCAAATAAACTTTCATCATTAGGGCTATCACCAACGGTCACAACTTGTTCGGGTGAGTAGTCAGGCCAATATGCTTGTAATACTTGCAATAAACCCACAGCCTTATCTTGACCTTGTGGTTTAATGTGACACTGTACTGTACTGTAAGTGAATCCCCAGCCCATTGATTGACAGAGATTACTTAAAGTTTGTAATTCCTGTAAAGTTAAGGCAGCTACATCAAATGTCCAATCTGTGAGGCGAAAGCGATTGTCAGCAGATTCTTGGATTTGAGGAAATCCCCTTTGTAATTCGGCAAAAGCTGCTGCTAATTGTTGGCGATGTAAGCTTAAGTCAGGAATAGAAGTTAAAGCAATGGGCTGTTCAGTACCATTAGGATAGAATATACCGCCATTTTCGGCGATCGCACCTGCAACTGGCATTAAGCTGCTAATTCCACTGACCCAACCAGCCGAACGCCCAGTAACAATTATTACCTTGATACCAGATGCCGTTAAATCTTCTAAAACTTGCAACAAGGCAGTAGAAAATTTACCTTCCTTGGTCAGAGTACCATCCATATCCGTTGCAATCAGACGGATATTACTCCAGCAAGTAGAGGCAGCTTGAGATATTGGACTAAGACTTAAAATATACATTTTAACAGCGGTATATACGTAGTTTATAAAAACCTGTTAAAAATACTAATAATACAGCAAGATGACATTAAGGATTTGGGCATTCTAAACAATGACAATTACAGTTATTGCTACCATGCTAAATCCTATATTTCTGGCACAGTCTCCACCAGCAAAAACAAAAAAAGTAACTCAAAAACCACCAGCCAACGAACCTCAGCAGTCCCCACCCTTTTTATTAATTACCTCTGGAGGTCTGGCTGTCGTCGTGATTGGTTTGATTATATTTGGCAAAATTCAGATGGATAAATTAGAGAAAAAAATCAAATTTGAAAAATTCCGGGCCAGAGAACTAGAGAAAAAGTTTAAACTGGCGCTAGAAACTATCCGCAAAATGGAAGCTAACCCAGATTTGGTGAACTCACGAGACTTTAACCTAGATTATCTGCGGATGCGGATGTCTGAAGAAGTATTTCATTTTGCTATTCTGAATCAAATTAAAATCAGAGTCAAAGATAAAATTTCTCAAGCTTTGCGTCCCAACCAATCTCAACAAGGAACGGTGGGAATTGCCAATGGTGCAGGGCGACAGGTGGATGAGATTTTTGATGTCGAATATGAGAGTGGTACGCCGCCAAACATTGCGAAGCGGGTGTTGTTTCGTATTCAAATTAAGCTGATGAAGTTACCGACACAAGCTACCTCTACCACAATTAGCCAAATTATTGACTGTATCGAGACTTATCTGAGTCCGATGGACGATGAGGATACATGGCAACCGACAATTCAAGGTCGAATTGCCACTATGCACTGGGATCAAAAGGCTAAACCTACACCGTTACTGGTATTGGAACAATCAAACGATGGCGTAAATGTAACTTTCCGGACTAGCCGCCAAGGAAATGCGCCAAGTCCTCAAGCTAAATAGTTATGGCTGAAGGAGTGTAGGTATTTATAGAGATAGGAGAGGGGAGAAGAGAGTTTTTAAACGCGGAGTGGCGCAGAGGTACGCTGAGTTTTTGCTATGGACTTTATGATTTTTCGCTCCATGCTCCAGAATCGTAGCTGACGACGGCGCTTTGGGAGTCACGGGCTAAAAGACCATCCTCCATTTCGACAATGCGATCGGCTATGTCTAAAATCCGATTGTCGTGTGTCACTAACAAAATGGAAGTACCTTGTTCTTTAGCTAGACGTTGCATGATTTCGACGACATCACGTCCTGATTGTTTATCTAAGGCTGCGGTTGGTTCGTCCGCTAATACTAGTGGCGGATTGTTAACTAGGGCGCGAGCGATCGCAATTCTTTGTTTTTGTCCACCAGAAAGATTATCTGGGTAGTAATTTACTCGGTTCTTTAAGCCAACAGCAGTTAGCATAGTTTCGGCTGTGGCGATCGCATCATGTTGACCAACTTTTTCGTTCAATTCCACGGCCATTTGCACATTTTGCCTTGCAGTTAAAAATCCTAGCAAGTTGTGCGCCTGAAAAATATAGCCAATGTTCCGCCGGATTTGCACTAATTGATTTTGGCTAGAACCGAATAGTTCTACGCCCAAAAATTTTAAACTACCTTCTTGGACAGATCTTAAACCACCAATCAAACTTAGTAATGTTGTTTTGCCTGACCCAGAAGGCCCAGTCATAATTACAATTTCTCCCGGATAAATCTCCAGGTTAATATCAAATAAAATTTGTCTTTTTAGTGAACCTTTACCATAGTAATGATTTAGGTCTTTAATAGCAATTACAGGTTCTTGTCTCATAATAAATCCTGTGTTAGAAGGTAGTAATTTATTTCCGTAACTCTAGAGCCTGTCTGCAAATTATGATGACAGTTTAAACATTAAATATATACTATATAGATAATAAAAACTGATTAATTGCTACTGTATTGATCAAAATTATTTAAAAGATGTCAGCCGGGTCAGCGGAACGTAATTTACGGACGGCGATCGCGCCAGAAATGAAACACATAATCATTGTTAATATCAATACATTAGTTGCTCTACCAAAAGTCATAAATATTGGTAAAAGAGTAGCTTCTTTAGCTTTTTGGTACATTAATATGGTGAAAAATAACCCAGGAAGATACCCTAAACAAGCTAATAAAAGTGCTTCTTGTAAAATCACTATCAATAAATATTTTTGTGTATATCCTATGGCTTTTAAGGTAGCGTATTCTGATAAATGGTCAGAAACTTCTGTGTAAAGAATTTGGTAAACAATTACGGTTCCCACAATAAAACCCATAATTGTACCTAAGCTGAAAATAAAACCAATTGCTGTGCTACTTGCCCAATAGTGACGTTCAAAATCGATAAAATCTTGTTTAGTCAATACATTTACATCTTGAGGTAAATATTGACGTAAATCTTTAGCCACAGTTTCTACATCTGTGCCTGGCTTAACTTTGATTACCCCAATATCAATTAATCCTTGCTGACGGGTGTTAAAGATACGTAAAAAGTTAACATCACTGGTGATTAAATTACCATCTGCACCAAAAGATGTTCCTAAAGTAAACAGCCCTACTACTTTAATTTTGCGTCTTCTTAACTCTGCTTTGACTGTTTTACCTTTTTCAAAATCATCTGCGATCGGCCCATATTCTTGTCGGGAAGAACGGTCAAACAAAACTACATCAGGCAACTTTAATTTATCTAAATTTTCTTGCACTCCTGGCAAATTAAATAAATTAAACTCTGGATTAATGCCAAATACAAGTAATGAGCGTGACCGACCTGTAACTGGATTTTTCCAAGCTGTGTAATCTAAATAGATAGAATGTACAGATTGTACGCTTGGTAAATCTAAAGCTTTATACAACCGCCGTTGAGAAAAGCTTTTCATGGACAATATTGCGTTCGACTGGCGGTTAATTAAAATAATGTCGCCATTTAAACTACTATGTAACTGAACGTTACTATAATAGAGTGCATCTCGGAATCCGAGTTGGGTAAACATTAAAATATCAGCAAAAGCAATTCCAGCTAAAGCTACGGCTAACCGCGTTTTATCTCGCGTCATTTGTAGCCAAGCTAGAGGTATTTTTTGAATCATTTTCTCAGATAAATAGAAAGTAAGTAGGTGGGTGATTACTCATTAGTTATTTGTAGGGGTATTAGGCATTTTATTTATGCTCCCCAACTTACTTATTGTTTCTCTGAATTAGAACCTGATGGGTTGTTAATATCCACAAGCACTTTGGCGTTGGTTAAACCAGAAACTTTGTTGCTATCTTCTGGTGAGAGGGCAATTTTAACTTCTATCACTCTGGCATCTACATCAGCAGCCGGATCAGTATTGAGGACATCTTTTTTGCCGACTTTTCTGCCAATTTCTGCCACGGTTCCTTTTAATTCACCTTCAAAAGCACCGTTATCACTGCTGACAGAAACACTTTGGCCAATCCGCACTCTACCAATACTGTCTTCAGGAACTTCCGCAATCACCATCATTTGTTCAGTTTGTCCAATCTCAGCAATTCCATTGACGCTGATGGCTTCGCCTGACTTGGTGTAAATTTTGAGAATTTCACCAGAAGTAGGTGCTTGGACGTAGCTTAATCGCAATTCTGCATCGGCTTGTCTAACAGT
This window of the Nostoc sp. HK-01 genome carries:
- a CDS encoding HAD family hydrolase → MYILSLSPISQAASTCWSNIRLIATDMDGTLTKEGKFSTALLQVLEDLTASGIKVIIVTGRSAGWVSGISSLMPVAGAIAENGGIFYPNGTEQPIALTSIPDLSLHRQQLAAAFAELQRGFPQIQESADNRFRLTDWTFDVAALTLQELQTLSNLCQSMGWGFTYSTVQCHIKPQGQDKAVGLLQVLQAYWPDYSPEQVVTVGDSPNDESLFARHQFPVSVGVANVLKYANQLQYQPTYVTSAAEATGFCELASYILKSTVPRI
- a CDS encoding ABC transporter-like protein — encoded protein: MRQEPVIAIKDLNHYYGKGSLKRQILFDINLEIYPGEIVIMTGPSGSGKTTLLSLIGGLRSVQEGSLKFLGVELFGSSQNQLVQIRRNIGYIFQAHNLLGFLTARQNVQMAVELNEKVGQHDAIATAETMLTAVGLKNRVNYYPDNLSGGQKQRIAIARALVNNPPLVLADEPTAALDKQSGRDVVEIMQRLAKEQGTSILLVTHDNRILDIADRIVEMEDGLLARDSQSAVVSYDSGAWSEKS
- a CDS encoding DevC protein, which produces MIQKIPLAWLQMTRDKTRLAVALAGIAFADILMFTQLGFRDALYYSNVQLHSSLNGDIILINRQSNAILSMKSFSQRRLYKALDLPSVQSVHSIYLDYTAWKNPVTGRSRSLLVFGINPEFNLFNLPGVQENLDKLKLPDVVLFDRSSRQEYGPIADDFEKGKTVKAELRRRKIKVVGLFTLGTSFGADGNLITSDVNFLRIFNTRQQGLIDIGVIKVKPGTDVETVAKDLRQYLPQDVNVLTKQDFIDFERHYWASSTAIGFIFSLGTIMGFIVGTVIVYQILYTEVSDHLSEYATLKAIGYTQKYLLIVILQEALLLACLGYLPGLFFTILMYQKAKEATLLPIFMTFGRATNVLILTMIMCFISGAIAVRKLRSADPADIF